The proteins below come from a single Ahaetulla prasina isolate Xishuangbanna chromosome 16, ASM2864084v1, whole genome shotgun sequence genomic window:
- the NDOR1 gene encoding NADPH-dependent diflavin oxidoreductase 1 isoform X4 produces MAARKMLVLYGSQTGTAQDNAERVGREARRRHFHCKVEALDNYQVANLIHEPLVVFVCATTGQGDPPDNMKNFWKFLFRKNLPPTSLCQMDYAVLGLGDSSYPKFNFIAKKLHRRLLQLGGSPLVPAALGDDQHDLGPDAVIDPWLLSLWEKILALWPLPSGLHVISPDILLPPKYTFQFLDEASSDLRKAVLQPEDALGDVPSDRNPFCAQMVSNQRVTSESHFQDVRLIEFDITGSAIEYAAGDVVMIQPHNGPEEVRLFCDLLRLDPDASFTLRPTEAGTPLPAPLPQPSTVGYLVTHFLDITCIPRRSFFEFLSHFSPNDLEQSKLQEFSSAQGQEERYAYCNRPRRTILEVLCDFPHTTCAIPWNYLLDLIPQVRPRAFSIASSILVHPNRIQILLAVVHYKTCLSKPRRGLCSTWLASLNPQNEVVRVPLWVKKGTLKFPGEPGAPVVMIGPGTGVAVFRAAIQERVAQRNTGGNCLFFGCRNRARDFYCQAEWEELVKRGLLTLFVAFSRDQEEKIYVQHRIREEKELVWDLVKHKEAHIYLSGNAKQMPEDVAEALKFVFQSEGGLSAPEGEEYLARLAQTHRFQAETWS; encoded by the exons ATGGCAGCACGGAAGATGCTTGTGCTTTATGGCAGCCAGACAGGAACTGCCCAAGATAATGCCGAGAGGGTTGGTCGAGAAGCCAGGCGACGCCATTTCCACTGTAAGGTTGAGGCCCTGGACAACTACCAGGTG GCAAACCTGATTCATGAGCCGCTGGTGGTATTTGTTTGTGCAACCACAGGACAAGGAGACCCTCCCGATAATATGAAG AATTTCTGGAAGTTTCTATTCCGGAAGAACTTGCCTCCCACTTCCCTGTGCCAGATGGACTATGCTGTTCTGGGACTTGGGGATTCCTCATATCCCAA GTTCAACTTCATTGCCAAAAAACTGCACAGGCGGCTTCTTCAGCTTGGGGGCAGCCCCCTTGTGCCCGCTGCACTGGGTGATGACCAGCATGACTTGGG ACCGGATGCTGTCATTGACCCCTGGCTTTTGAGTTTATGGGAAAAGATCTTAGCTCTGTGGCCTCTTCCATCTGGCCTCCATGTGATTAGCCCCGATATCCT ATTACCACCCAAGTACACCTTTCAGTTCCTGGACGAGGCCTCTAGTGACCTCCGCAAAGCAGTGCTGCAACCGGAGGATGCATTGGGCGATGTTCCATCCGACAGGAATCCTTTCTGTGCCCAGATGGTTTCCAATCAGAGGGTGACATCAGAATCTCATTTCCAAGATGTCCGTCTTATTGAATTTGATATCACTGGCTCTGCAATTGA ATACGCTGCAGGTGATGTTGTGATGATCCAGCCACACAATGGTCCTGAGGAAGTGCGCCTTTTCTGTGATCTCCTGCGCCTGGACCCAGATGCCTCCTTCACCTTGAGGCCCACAGAGGCAG GCACGCCTCTCCCTGCTCCTCTGCCCCAACCATCCACTGTCGGTTACTTGGTCACCCACTTCCTTGACATAACGTGTATCCCTCGTCGCTCCTTCTTCGAGTTCCTGTCCCACTTCTCTCCAAATGACCTGGAGCAAAGTAAGCTGCAGGAATTCAGCTCAGCGCAAGGCCAGGAGGAGCGTTATGCCTACTGCAACCGGCCCCGCAGGACCATACTCGAG gTCCTCTGTGACTTCCCTCACACCACTTGTGCCATTCCGTGGAATTACCTGCTAGACCTCATTCCACAGGTCAGGCCCCGGGCCTTTTCCATTGCTTCCTCAATACTG GTGCATCCCAACCGAATTCAGATTCTCCTGGCTGTGGTGCATTACAAGACCTGTCTCAGTAAACCTCGGCGGGGCCTGTGCTCCACGTGGCTGGCCTCTCTCAATCCACAGAATG AAGTGGTGCGAGTTCCTCTGTGGGTGAAGAAAGGGACGCTGAAATTCCCAGGGGAGCCAGGCGCTCCAGTGGTCATGATAGGGCCCGGCACTGGCGTGGCGGTTTTTAGAGCAGCAATACAGGAGCGAGTGGCCCAGCGCAACACAG GAGGGAACTGTCTGTTCTTCGGTTGCCGAAACAGAGCCAGAGATTTTTACTGCCAGGCGGAATGGGAAGAACTGGTGAAGAGGGGGCTCCTGACGCTCTTTGTGGCCTTTTCCCGAGATCAG GAAGAGAAGATTTACGTCCAGCACCGTATCAGAGAGGAGAAGGAGCTCGTGTGGGATCTGGTGAAGCACAAGGAGGCCCACATCTACTTATCCGG AAACGCCAAGCAGATGCCAGAGGACGTGGCAGAAGCCCTGAAGTTTGTTTTCCAGTCAGAAGGAGGCCTCTCTGCTCCAGAAGGGGAGGAATATCTTGCCCGCTTGGCACAAACCCACCGCTTCCAAGCCGAGACCTGGTCTTGA
- the NDOR1 gene encoding NADPH-dependent diflavin oxidoreductase 1 isoform X2, giving the protein MAARKMLVLYGSQTGTAQDNAERVGREARRRHFHCKVEALDNYQVANLIHEPLVVFVCATTGQGDPPDNMKNFWKFLFRKNLPPTSLCQMDYAVLGLGDSSYPKFNFIAKKLHRRLLQLGGSPLVPAALGDDQHDLGPDAVIDPWLLSLWEKILALWPLPSGLHVISPDILLPPKYTFQFLDEASSDLRKAVLQPEDALGDVPSDRNPFCAQMVSNQRVTSESHFQDVRLIEFDITGSAIEYAAGDVVMIQPHNGPEEVRLFCDLLRLDPDASFTLRPTEAGTPLPAPLPQPSTVGYLVTHFLDITCIPRRSFFEFLSHFSPNDLEQSKLQEFSSAQGQEERYAYCNRPRRTILEVLCDFPHTTCAIPWNYLLDLIPQVRPRAFSIASSILVHPNRIQILLAVVHYKTCLSKPRRGLCSTWLASLNPQNEVVRVPLWVKKGTLKFPGEPGAPVVMIGPGTGVAVFRAAIQERVAQRNTGGNCLFFGCRNRARDFYCQAEWEELVKRGLLTLFVAFSRDQEEKIYVQHRIREEKELVWDLVKHKEAHIYLSGPAWRMNWALVRLAQMQVAHLELSPQKLSEVLQVITVKHSKQLHSCQKKPQKPLGKENLCQDFPERFPELSTSL; this is encoded by the exons ATGGCAGCACGGAAGATGCTTGTGCTTTATGGCAGCCAGACAGGAACTGCCCAAGATAATGCCGAGAGGGTTGGTCGAGAAGCCAGGCGACGCCATTTCCACTGTAAGGTTGAGGCCCTGGACAACTACCAGGTG GCAAACCTGATTCATGAGCCGCTGGTGGTATTTGTTTGTGCAACCACAGGACAAGGAGACCCTCCCGATAATATGAAG AATTTCTGGAAGTTTCTATTCCGGAAGAACTTGCCTCCCACTTCCCTGTGCCAGATGGACTATGCTGTTCTGGGACTTGGGGATTCCTCATATCCCAA GTTCAACTTCATTGCCAAAAAACTGCACAGGCGGCTTCTTCAGCTTGGGGGCAGCCCCCTTGTGCCCGCTGCACTGGGTGATGACCAGCATGACTTGGG ACCGGATGCTGTCATTGACCCCTGGCTTTTGAGTTTATGGGAAAAGATCTTAGCTCTGTGGCCTCTTCCATCTGGCCTCCATGTGATTAGCCCCGATATCCT ATTACCACCCAAGTACACCTTTCAGTTCCTGGACGAGGCCTCTAGTGACCTCCGCAAAGCAGTGCTGCAACCGGAGGATGCATTGGGCGATGTTCCATCCGACAGGAATCCTTTCTGTGCCCAGATGGTTTCCAATCAGAGGGTGACATCAGAATCTCATTTCCAAGATGTCCGTCTTATTGAATTTGATATCACTGGCTCTGCAATTGA ATACGCTGCAGGTGATGTTGTGATGATCCAGCCACACAATGGTCCTGAGGAAGTGCGCCTTTTCTGTGATCTCCTGCGCCTGGACCCAGATGCCTCCTTCACCTTGAGGCCCACAGAGGCAG GCACGCCTCTCCCTGCTCCTCTGCCCCAACCATCCACTGTCGGTTACTTGGTCACCCACTTCCTTGACATAACGTGTATCCCTCGTCGCTCCTTCTTCGAGTTCCTGTCCCACTTCTCTCCAAATGACCTGGAGCAAAGTAAGCTGCAGGAATTCAGCTCAGCGCAAGGCCAGGAGGAGCGTTATGCCTACTGCAACCGGCCCCGCAGGACCATACTCGAG gTCCTCTGTGACTTCCCTCACACCACTTGTGCCATTCCGTGGAATTACCTGCTAGACCTCATTCCACAGGTCAGGCCCCGGGCCTTTTCCATTGCTTCCTCAATACTG GTGCATCCCAACCGAATTCAGATTCTCCTGGCTGTGGTGCATTACAAGACCTGTCTCAGTAAACCTCGGCGGGGCCTGTGCTCCACGTGGCTGGCCTCTCTCAATCCACAGAATG AAGTGGTGCGAGTTCCTCTGTGGGTGAAGAAAGGGACGCTGAAATTCCCAGGGGAGCCAGGCGCTCCAGTGGTCATGATAGGGCCCGGCACTGGCGTGGCGGTTTTTAGAGCAGCAATACAGGAGCGAGTGGCCCAGCGCAACACAG GAGGGAACTGTCTGTTCTTCGGTTGCCGAAACAGAGCCAGAGATTTTTACTGCCAGGCGGAATGGGAAGAACTGGTGAAGAGGGGGCTCCTGACGCTCTTTGTGGCCTTTTCCCGAGATCAG GAAGAGAAGATTTACGTCCAGCACCGTATCAGAGAGGAGAAGGAGCTCGTGTGGGATCTGGTGAAGCACAAGGAGGCCCACATCTACTTATCCGG GCCAGCCTGGAGGATGAACTGGGCGTTGGTACGATTAGCCCAAATGCAGGTTGCACATCTGGAGCTGTCTCCTCAAAAGTTATCTGAAGTTTTACAAGTAATAACTGTCAAACATTCAAAGCAACTTCACTCGTgtcaaaaaaagccccaaaagccTCTGGGGAAAGAAAATCTATGCCAGGATTTTCCGGAACGCTTTCCTGAATTGTCAACTTCCCTTTAG
- the NDOR1 gene encoding NADPH-dependent diflavin oxidoreductase 1 isoform X5 — protein MAARKMLVLYGSQTGTAQDNAERVGREARRRHFHCKVEALDNYQVANLIHEPLVVFVCATTGQGDPPDNMKNFWKFLFRKNLPPTSLCQMDYAVLGLGDSSYPKFNFIAKKLHRRLLQLGGSPLVPAALGDDQHDLGPDAVIDPWLLSLWEKILALWPLPSGLHVISPDILLPPKYTFQFLDEASSDLRKAVLQPEDALGDVPSDRNPFCAQMVSNQRVTSESHFQDVRLIEFDITGSAIEYAAGDVVMIQPHNGPEEVRLFCDLLRLDPDASFTLRPTEAGTPLPAPLPQPSTVGYLVTHFLDITCIPRRSFFEFLSHFSPNDLEQSKLQEFSSAQGQEERYAYCNRPRRTILEVLCDFPHTTCAIPWNYLLDLIPQVRPRAFSIASSILVHPNRIQILLAVVHYKTCLSKPRRGLCSTWLASLNPQNGGNCLFFGCRNRARDFYCQAEWEELVKRGLLTLFVAFSRDQEEKIYVQHRIREEKELVWDLVKHKEAHIYLSGPAWRMNWALVRLAQMQVAHLELSPQKLSEVLQVITVKHSKQLHSCQKKPQKPLGKENLCQDFPERFPELSTSL, from the exons ATGGCAGCACGGAAGATGCTTGTGCTTTATGGCAGCCAGACAGGAACTGCCCAAGATAATGCCGAGAGGGTTGGTCGAGAAGCCAGGCGACGCCATTTCCACTGTAAGGTTGAGGCCCTGGACAACTACCAGGTG GCAAACCTGATTCATGAGCCGCTGGTGGTATTTGTTTGTGCAACCACAGGACAAGGAGACCCTCCCGATAATATGAAG AATTTCTGGAAGTTTCTATTCCGGAAGAACTTGCCTCCCACTTCCCTGTGCCAGATGGACTATGCTGTTCTGGGACTTGGGGATTCCTCATATCCCAA GTTCAACTTCATTGCCAAAAAACTGCACAGGCGGCTTCTTCAGCTTGGGGGCAGCCCCCTTGTGCCCGCTGCACTGGGTGATGACCAGCATGACTTGGG ACCGGATGCTGTCATTGACCCCTGGCTTTTGAGTTTATGGGAAAAGATCTTAGCTCTGTGGCCTCTTCCATCTGGCCTCCATGTGATTAGCCCCGATATCCT ATTACCACCCAAGTACACCTTTCAGTTCCTGGACGAGGCCTCTAGTGACCTCCGCAAAGCAGTGCTGCAACCGGAGGATGCATTGGGCGATGTTCCATCCGACAGGAATCCTTTCTGTGCCCAGATGGTTTCCAATCAGAGGGTGACATCAGAATCTCATTTCCAAGATGTCCGTCTTATTGAATTTGATATCACTGGCTCTGCAATTGA ATACGCTGCAGGTGATGTTGTGATGATCCAGCCACACAATGGTCCTGAGGAAGTGCGCCTTTTCTGTGATCTCCTGCGCCTGGACCCAGATGCCTCCTTCACCTTGAGGCCCACAGAGGCAG GCACGCCTCTCCCTGCTCCTCTGCCCCAACCATCCACTGTCGGTTACTTGGTCACCCACTTCCTTGACATAACGTGTATCCCTCGTCGCTCCTTCTTCGAGTTCCTGTCCCACTTCTCTCCAAATGACCTGGAGCAAAGTAAGCTGCAGGAATTCAGCTCAGCGCAAGGCCAGGAGGAGCGTTATGCCTACTGCAACCGGCCCCGCAGGACCATACTCGAG gTCCTCTGTGACTTCCCTCACACCACTTGTGCCATTCCGTGGAATTACCTGCTAGACCTCATTCCACAGGTCAGGCCCCGGGCCTTTTCCATTGCTTCCTCAATACTG GTGCATCCCAACCGAATTCAGATTCTCCTGGCTGTGGTGCATTACAAGACCTGTCTCAGTAAACCTCGGCGGGGCCTGTGCTCCACGTGGCTGGCCTCTCTCAATCCACAGAATG GAGGGAACTGTCTGTTCTTCGGTTGCCGAAACAGAGCCAGAGATTTTTACTGCCAGGCGGAATGGGAAGAACTGGTGAAGAGGGGGCTCCTGACGCTCTTTGTGGCCTTTTCCCGAGATCAG GAAGAGAAGATTTACGTCCAGCACCGTATCAGAGAGGAGAAGGAGCTCGTGTGGGATCTGGTGAAGCACAAGGAGGCCCACATCTACTTATCCGG GCCAGCCTGGAGGATGAACTGGGCGTTGGTACGATTAGCCCAAATGCAGGTTGCACATCTGGAGCTGTCTCCTCAAAAGTTATCTGAAGTTTTACAAGTAATAACTGTCAAACATTCAAAGCAACTTCACTCGTgtcaaaaaaagccccaaaagccTCTGGGGAAAGAAAATCTATGCCAGGATTTTCCGGAACGCTTTCCTGAATTGTCAACTTCCCTTTAG
- the NDOR1 gene encoding NADPH-dependent diflavin oxidoreductase 1 isoform X7 produces the protein MAARKMLVLYGSQTGTAQDNAERVGREARRRHFHCKVEALDNYQVANLIHEPLVVFVCATTGQGDPPDNMKNFWKFLFRKNLPPTSLCQMDYAVLGLGDSSYPKFNFIAKKLHRRLLQLGGSPLVPAALGDDQHDLGPDAVIDPWLLSLWEKILALWPLPSGLHVISPDILLPPKYTFQFLDEASSDLRKAVLQPEDALGDVPSDRNPFCAQMVSNQRVTSESHFQDVRLIEFDITGSAIEYAAGDVVMIQPHNGPEEVRLFCDLLRLDPDASFTLRPTEAGTPLPAPLPQPSTVGYLVTHFLDITCIPRRSFFEFLSHFSPNDLEQSKLQEFSSAQGQEERYAYCNRPRRTILEVLCDFPHTTCAIPWNYLLDLIPQVRPRAFSIASSILVHPNRIQILLAVVHYKTCLSKPRRGLCSTWLASLNPQNEVVRVPLWVKKGTLKFPGEPGAPVVMIGPGTGVAVFRAAIQERVAQRNTGGNCLFFGCRNRARDFYCQAEWEELVKRGLLTLFVAFSRDQEEKIYVQHRIREEKELVWDLVKHKEAHIYLSGVGSFLW, from the exons ATGGCAGCACGGAAGATGCTTGTGCTTTATGGCAGCCAGACAGGAACTGCCCAAGATAATGCCGAGAGGGTTGGTCGAGAAGCCAGGCGACGCCATTTCCACTGTAAGGTTGAGGCCCTGGACAACTACCAGGTG GCAAACCTGATTCATGAGCCGCTGGTGGTATTTGTTTGTGCAACCACAGGACAAGGAGACCCTCCCGATAATATGAAG AATTTCTGGAAGTTTCTATTCCGGAAGAACTTGCCTCCCACTTCCCTGTGCCAGATGGACTATGCTGTTCTGGGACTTGGGGATTCCTCATATCCCAA GTTCAACTTCATTGCCAAAAAACTGCACAGGCGGCTTCTTCAGCTTGGGGGCAGCCCCCTTGTGCCCGCTGCACTGGGTGATGACCAGCATGACTTGGG ACCGGATGCTGTCATTGACCCCTGGCTTTTGAGTTTATGGGAAAAGATCTTAGCTCTGTGGCCTCTTCCATCTGGCCTCCATGTGATTAGCCCCGATATCCT ATTACCACCCAAGTACACCTTTCAGTTCCTGGACGAGGCCTCTAGTGACCTCCGCAAAGCAGTGCTGCAACCGGAGGATGCATTGGGCGATGTTCCATCCGACAGGAATCCTTTCTGTGCCCAGATGGTTTCCAATCAGAGGGTGACATCAGAATCTCATTTCCAAGATGTCCGTCTTATTGAATTTGATATCACTGGCTCTGCAATTGA ATACGCTGCAGGTGATGTTGTGATGATCCAGCCACACAATGGTCCTGAGGAAGTGCGCCTTTTCTGTGATCTCCTGCGCCTGGACCCAGATGCCTCCTTCACCTTGAGGCCCACAGAGGCAG GCACGCCTCTCCCTGCTCCTCTGCCCCAACCATCCACTGTCGGTTACTTGGTCACCCACTTCCTTGACATAACGTGTATCCCTCGTCGCTCCTTCTTCGAGTTCCTGTCCCACTTCTCTCCAAATGACCTGGAGCAAAGTAAGCTGCAGGAATTCAGCTCAGCGCAAGGCCAGGAGGAGCGTTATGCCTACTGCAACCGGCCCCGCAGGACCATACTCGAG gTCCTCTGTGACTTCCCTCACACCACTTGTGCCATTCCGTGGAATTACCTGCTAGACCTCATTCCACAGGTCAGGCCCCGGGCCTTTTCCATTGCTTCCTCAATACTG GTGCATCCCAACCGAATTCAGATTCTCCTGGCTGTGGTGCATTACAAGACCTGTCTCAGTAAACCTCGGCGGGGCCTGTGCTCCACGTGGCTGGCCTCTCTCAATCCACAGAATG AAGTGGTGCGAGTTCCTCTGTGGGTGAAGAAAGGGACGCTGAAATTCCCAGGGGAGCCAGGCGCTCCAGTGGTCATGATAGGGCCCGGCACTGGCGTGGCGGTTTTTAGAGCAGCAATACAGGAGCGAGTGGCCCAGCGCAACACAG GAGGGAACTGTCTGTTCTTCGGTTGCCGAAACAGAGCCAGAGATTTTTACTGCCAGGCGGAATGGGAAGAACTGGTGAAGAGGGGGCTCCTGACGCTCTTTGTGGCCTTTTCCCGAGATCAG GAAGAGAAGATTTACGTCCAGCACCGTATCAGAGAGGAGAAGGAGCTCGTGTGGGATCTGGTGAAGCACAAGGAGGCCCACATCTACTTATCCGG
- the NDOR1 gene encoding NADPH-dependent diflavin oxidoreductase 1 isoform X8 yields MAARKMLVLYGSQTGTAQDNAERVGREARRRHFHCKVEALDNYQVANLIHEPLVVFVCATTGQGDPPDNMKNFWKFLFRKNLPPTSLCQMDYAVLGLGDSSYPKFNFIAKKLHRRLLQLGGSPLVPAALGDDQHDLGPDAVIDPWLLSLWEKILALWPLPSGLHVISPDILLPPKYTFQFLDEASSDLRKAVLQPEDALGDVPSDRNPFCAQMVSNQRVTSESHFQDVRLIEFDITGSAIEYAAGDVVMIQPHNGPEEVRLFCDLLRLDPDASFTLRPTEAGTPLPAPLPQPSTVGYLVTHFLDITCIPRRSFFEFLSHFSPNDLEQSKLQEFSSAQGQEERYAYCNRPRRTILEVLCDFPHTTCAIPWNYLLDLIPQVRPRAFSIASSILVHPNRIQILLAVVHYKTCLSKPRRGLCSTWLASLNPQNEVVRVPLWVKKGTLKFPGEPGAPVVMIGPGTGVAVFRAAIQERVAQRNTGGNCLFFGCRNRARDFYCQAEWEELVKRGLLTLFVAFSRDQEEKIYVQHRIREEKELVWDLVKHKEAHIYLSGTG; encoded by the exons ATGGCAGCACGGAAGATGCTTGTGCTTTATGGCAGCCAGACAGGAACTGCCCAAGATAATGCCGAGAGGGTTGGTCGAGAAGCCAGGCGACGCCATTTCCACTGTAAGGTTGAGGCCCTGGACAACTACCAGGTG GCAAACCTGATTCATGAGCCGCTGGTGGTATTTGTTTGTGCAACCACAGGACAAGGAGACCCTCCCGATAATATGAAG AATTTCTGGAAGTTTCTATTCCGGAAGAACTTGCCTCCCACTTCCCTGTGCCAGATGGACTATGCTGTTCTGGGACTTGGGGATTCCTCATATCCCAA GTTCAACTTCATTGCCAAAAAACTGCACAGGCGGCTTCTTCAGCTTGGGGGCAGCCCCCTTGTGCCCGCTGCACTGGGTGATGACCAGCATGACTTGGG ACCGGATGCTGTCATTGACCCCTGGCTTTTGAGTTTATGGGAAAAGATCTTAGCTCTGTGGCCTCTTCCATCTGGCCTCCATGTGATTAGCCCCGATATCCT ATTACCACCCAAGTACACCTTTCAGTTCCTGGACGAGGCCTCTAGTGACCTCCGCAAAGCAGTGCTGCAACCGGAGGATGCATTGGGCGATGTTCCATCCGACAGGAATCCTTTCTGTGCCCAGATGGTTTCCAATCAGAGGGTGACATCAGAATCTCATTTCCAAGATGTCCGTCTTATTGAATTTGATATCACTGGCTCTGCAATTGA ATACGCTGCAGGTGATGTTGTGATGATCCAGCCACACAATGGTCCTGAGGAAGTGCGCCTTTTCTGTGATCTCCTGCGCCTGGACCCAGATGCCTCCTTCACCTTGAGGCCCACAGAGGCAG GCACGCCTCTCCCTGCTCCTCTGCCCCAACCATCCACTGTCGGTTACTTGGTCACCCACTTCCTTGACATAACGTGTATCCCTCGTCGCTCCTTCTTCGAGTTCCTGTCCCACTTCTCTCCAAATGACCTGGAGCAAAGTAAGCTGCAGGAATTCAGCTCAGCGCAAGGCCAGGAGGAGCGTTATGCCTACTGCAACCGGCCCCGCAGGACCATACTCGAG gTCCTCTGTGACTTCCCTCACACCACTTGTGCCATTCCGTGGAATTACCTGCTAGACCTCATTCCACAGGTCAGGCCCCGGGCCTTTTCCATTGCTTCCTCAATACTG GTGCATCCCAACCGAATTCAGATTCTCCTGGCTGTGGTGCATTACAAGACCTGTCTCAGTAAACCTCGGCGGGGCCTGTGCTCCACGTGGCTGGCCTCTCTCAATCCACAGAATG AAGTGGTGCGAGTTCCTCTGTGGGTGAAGAAAGGGACGCTGAAATTCCCAGGGGAGCCAGGCGCTCCAGTGGTCATGATAGGGCCCGGCACTGGCGTGGCGGTTTTTAGAGCAGCAATACAGGAGCGAGTGGCCCAGCGCAACACAG GAGGGAACTGTCTGTTCTTCGGTTGCCGAAACAGAGCCAGAGATTTTTACTGCCAGGCGGAATGGGAAGAACTGGTGAAGAGGGGGCTCCTGACGCTCTTTGTGGCCTTTTCCCGAGATCAG GAAGAGAAGATTTACGTCCAGCACCGTATCAGAGAGGAGAAGGAGCTCGTGTGGGATCTGGTGAAGCACAAGGAGGCCCACATCTACTTATCCGG
- the NDOR1 gene encoding NADPH-dependent diflavin oxidoreductase 1 isoform X6, whose amino-acid sequence MAARKMLVLYGSQTGTAQDNAERVGREARRRHFHCKVEALDNYQVANLIHEPLVVFVCATTGQGDPPDNMKNFWKFLFRKNLPPTSLCQMDYAVLGLGDSSYPKFNFIAKKLHRRLLQLGGSPLVPAALGDDQHDLGPDAVIDPWLLSLWEKILALWPLPSGLHVISPDILLPPKYTFQFLDEASSDLRKAVLQPEDALGDVPSDRNPFCAQMVSNQRVTSESHFQDVRLIEFDITGSAIEYAAGDVVMIQPHNGPEEVRLFCDLLRLDPDASFTLRPTEAGTPLPAPLPQPSTVGYLVTHFLDITCIPRRSFFEFLSHFSPNDLEQSKLQEFSSAQGQEERYAYCNRPRRTILEVLCDFPHTTCAIPWNYLLDLIPQVRPRAFSIASSILVHPNRIQILLAVVHYKTCLSKPRRGLCSTWLASLNPQNEVVRVPLWVKKGTLKFPGEPGAPVVMIGPGTGVAVFRAAIQERVAQRNTGGNCLFFGCRNRARDFYCQAEWEELVKRGLLTLFVAFSRDQEEKIYVQHRIREEKELVWDLVKHKEAHIYLSGAQVKLGRPAL is encoded by the exons ATGGCAGCACGGAAGATGCTTGTGCTTTATGGCAGCCAGACAGGAACTGCCCAAGATAATGCCGAGAGGGTTGGTCGAGAAGCCAGGCGACGCCATTTCCACTGTAAGGTTGAGGCCCTGGACAACTACCAGGTG GCAAACCTGATTCATGAGCCGCTGGTGGTATTTGTTTGTGCAACCACAGGACAAGGAGACCCTCCCGATAATATGAAG AATTTCTGGAAGTTTCTATTCCGGAAGAACTTGCCTCCCACTTCCCTGTGCCAGATGGACTATGCTGTTCTGGGACTTGGGGATTCCTCATATCCCAA GTTCAACTTCATTGCCAAAAAACTGCACAGGCGGCTTCTTCAGCTTGGGGGCAGCCCCCTTGTGCCCGCTGCACTGGGTGATGACCAGCATGACTTGGG ACCGGATGCTGTCATTGACCCCTGGCTTTTGAGTTTATGGGAAAAGATCTTAGCTCTGTGGCCTCTTCCATCTGGCCTCCATGTGATTAGCCCCGATATCCT ATTACCACCCAAGTACACCTTTCAGTTCCTGGACGAGGCCTCTAGTGACCTCCGCAAAGCAGTGCTGCAACCGGAGGATGCATTGGGCGATGTTCCATCCGACAGGAATCCTTTCTGTGCCCAGATGGTTTCCAATCAGAGGGTGACATCAGAATCTCATTTCCAAGATGTCCGTCTTATTGAATTTGATATCACTGGCTCTGCAATTGA ATACGCTGCAGGTGATGTTGTGATGATCCAGCCACACAATGGTCCTGAGGAAGTGCGCCTTTTCTGTGATCTCCTGCGCCTGGACCCAGATGCCTCCTTCACCTTGAGGCCCACAGAGGCAG GCACGCCTCTCCCTGCTCCTCTGCCCCAACCATCCACTGTCGGTTACTTGGTCACCCACTTCCTTGACATAACGTGTATCCCTCGTCGCTCCTTCTTCGAGTTCCTGTCCCACTTCTCTCCAAATGACCTGGAGCAAAGTAAGCTGCAGGAATTCAGCTCAGCGCAAGGCCAGGAGGAGCGTTATGCCTACTGCAACCGGCCCCGCAGGACCATACTCGAG gTCCTCTGTGACTTCCCTCACACCACTTGTGCCATTCCGTGGAATTACCTGCTAGACCTCATTCCACAGGTCAGGCCCCGGGCCTTTTCCATTGCTTCCTCAATACTG GTGCATCCCAACCGAATTCAGATTCTCCTGGCTGTGGTGCATTACAAGACCTGTCTCAGTAAACCTCGGCGGGGCCTGTGCTCCACGTGGCTGGCCTCTCTCAATCCACAGAATG AAGTGGTGCGAGTTCCTCTGTGGGTGAAGAAAGGGACGCTGAAATTCCCAGGGGAGCCAGGCGCTCCAGTGGTCATGATAGGGCCCGGCACTGGCGTGGCGGTTTTTAGAGCAGCAATACAGGAGCGAGTGGCCCAGCGCAACACAG GAGGGAACTGTCTGTTCTTCGGTTGCCGAAACAGAGCCAGAGATTTTTACTGCCAGGCGGAATGGGAAGAACTGGTGAAGAGGGGGCTCCTGACGCTCTTTGTGGCCTTTTCCCGAGATCAG GAAGAGAAGATTTACGTCCAGCACCGTATCAGAGAGGAGAAGGAGCTCGTGTGGGATCTGGTGAAGCACAAGGAGGCCCACATCTACTTATCCGG